The Mercurialis annua linkage group LG8, ddMerAnnu1.2, whole genome shotgun sequence genome window below encodes:
- the LOC126659989 gene encoding pathogenesis-related thaumatin-like protein 3.5: MAKWQFLLTLVLISSLGAEAAKFTLQNKCRSTIWPGSLSGGGPLLINGGTRLKPGQSITIDVPHKWSGRFWARTGCHFDRSGKGKCATGDCGGLKHCGGVGGVPPVTLAEFTLDDLNFYDVSLVDGYNVPISIYPYGGTGDCKKVECFANLNPRCPKDLQMRVNGRVVACKSACAAYNTPQYCCTGAYGSPQTCKPTGFSKIFKAACPTYYSYAYDDATSTFTCRWANYTIRFC; the protein is encoded by the exons ATGGCAAAGTGGCAATTTCTTCTCACTTTGGTTCTCATATCTTCCCTAG GAGCTGAAGCTGCAAAATTTACCCTGCAGAATAAATGCAGGTCAACTATATGGCCAGGAAGTCTATCGGGAGGGGGACCTTTATTAATCAATGGTGGGACTAGATTAAAACCAGGTCAATCAATAACTATCGATGTACCTCATAAATGGTCGGGCCGGTTTTGGGCTCGTACCGGTTGTCATTTTGATCGTTCCGGCAAGGGAAAGTGTGCCACAGGTGACTGTGGTGGTTTGAAACATTGTGGTGGAGTTGGCGGAGTACCGCCAGTCACACTGGCTGAGTTCACCCTAGATGACCTAAACTTTTATGATGTCAGCCTTGTCGACGGCTACAATGTCCCTATTTCTATCTACCCTTATGGAGGCACTGGTGACTGCAAGAAGGTTGAATGCTTTGCAAACTTGAATCCGAGATGCCCTAAGGATCTACAGATGAGAGTTAATGGAAGGGTTGTGGCGTGCAAGAGCGCATGTGCAGCATACAATACTCCACAATATTGTTGCACCGGCGCTTATGGCTCGCCGCAGACTTGCAAGCCTACAGGTTTTTCAAAGATATTCAAGGCTGCTTGTCCTACATATTATAGTTATGCATATGATGATGCAACAAGCACATTTACATGCAGATGGGCTAATTACACAATTAGGTTTTGTTGA